A stretch of the uncultured Desulfobacter sp. genome encodes the following:
- the ychF gene encoding redox-regulated ATPase YchF, which translates to MKVGIIGLPQTGKKTLFQILTGNEITDPAKAFKPVPGTADILDSRFDRLVEMYNPKKDVKARLDLVLLPKMEAETISKGDIFKDISDMDAICHVVRAFEDEAVYHAEGSVDALRDFDMVNSELVMHDQIFVEKRIERLSAMVKKIKDEDQKKELVLMEKMLAHLEQEQPLRLLELSEDEDKLIRSYPFITLKKLVVAVNVAEDDLGNTDILDAFKGSCDALAIEAMLVSAKVEAEIAMLDSAEEKQEFLEDLGITSTALETLTALCLKSLNLISFFTVGEDEVRQWLVRKEAKAPTAAGVIHSDLERGFIRAEVFKYDELMELGSEAELKKNGKFYVEGKDYVVQNGDILNIRFSV; encoded by the coding sequence ATGAAGGTAGGCATTATCGGACTTCCCCAGACAGGGAAGAAAACTTTGTTTCAGATTTTGACCGGAAACGAGATTACAGATCCGGCCAAGGCATTCAAGCCGGTGCCGGGCACCGCCGACATTCTGGATTCCAGATTTGACCGCTTGGTGGAGATGTATAATCCCAAAAAAGATGTCAAGGCACGTCTTGATTTGGTGCTTTTGCCCAAAATGGAGGCCGAGACCATTTCCAAAGGAGACATATTCAAAGATATATCCGACATGGACGCCATTTGCCATGTGGTCCGCGCCTTTGAGGATGAGGCGGTTTACCATGCCGAAGGCAGTGTAGACGCCCTGCGCGATTTTGACATGGTGAACTCCGAGCTCGTGATGCATGATCAGATTTTTGTGGAAAAGCGCATTGAGCGCCTTTCTGCCATGGTCAAGAAAATTAAAGATGAAGACCAGAAAAAAGAGTTGGTGCTGATGGAGAAGATGCTGGCCCATTTGGAACAGGAACAGCCGCTTCGCCTGCTTGAGTTATCCGAGGATGAGGATAAGCTGATTCGTTCTTATCCATTTATAACGTTGAAAAAACTGGTGGTCGCGGTCAATGTGGCCGAAGATGATCTTGGCAATACGGATATTCTGGATGCCTTTAAAGGCAGTTGCGATGCCCTGGCTATAGAGGCGATGCTCGTATCAGCAAAGGTCGAGGCGGAAATTGCCATGCTGGACAGTGCCGAAGAAAAGCAGGAGTTTCTTGAGGATTTAGGGATTACCTCCACAGCCCTGGAAACGTTAACAGCCCTTTGCCTGAAGTCATTGAACCTGATATCGTTTTTTACTGTTGGCGAAGATGAGGTCCGGCAATGGCTGGTGAGAAAAGAAGCCAAAGCCCCCACCGCCGCAGGTGTTATTCATTCCGACCTTGAGCGCGGATTTATCCGGGCCGAGGTGTTCAAGTATGATGAACTTATGGAACTTGGCTCTGAAGCAGAACTGAAAAAGAACGGCAAATTTTATGTGGAAGGCAAGGATTACGTGGTCCAGAACGGGGATATTTTAAATATCCGTTTTTCGGTGTAG
- a CDS encoding MBL fold metallo-hydrolase — translation MMQETSFIVLRGNSMRLDGGTMFGNAAKALWQKWMPADENGMIDIASNCLLVKTGNHNILIETGCGAYLSPDMKQRFAVKEESHILMQSLAEQGLTDADISHVVLTHLHFDHAGGLLSAWEPDREPELLFPKALFVVGEEHFKRSKSPHFRDRASFIPGLAEKLQATGRLVLKQGGDRLIVDDLVVELSLSQGHTPGMLVPWIQAQKGTVIYTADLIPGLPWVNLPITMGYDRFAERLVDEKKQMLDRAVDEKALLVFPHDPAHAAIYVEMDPVKKRVMPSQRFETLNITL, via the coding sequence ATGATGCAGGAAACTTCATTTATTGTTCTAAGGGGCAACAGTATGCGGCTGGACGGCGGCACTATGTTCGGCAACGCTGCCAAAGCCCTGTGGCAGAAATGGATGCCGGCAGATGAAAACGGCATGATTGATATTGCTTCAAACTGTCTGCTGGTAAAAACCGGGAATCACAATATATTAATTGAAACCGGGTGCGGCGCATATCTCTCCCCTGACATGAAACAACGCTTTGCCGTTAAAGAAGAATCGCATATATTGATGCAATCCCTGGCAGAGCAGGGTTTAACTGATGCTGACATTAGTCATGTGGTTTTGACTCATCTTCATTTTGATCATGCCGGCGGGCTTTTAAGCGCCTGGGAACCGGACCGGGAACCGGAGTTGCTTTTTCCCAAGGCTCTTTTTGTGGTGGGAGAGGAACATTTTAAACGATCCAAATCCCCACATTTTCGCGACCGGGCGTCATTTATTCCGGGCCTTGCTGAAAAACTGCAGGCCACAGGACGTCTTGTGCTCAAGCAGGGCGGGGACCGTCTGATTGTGGATGACTTGGTGGTTGAACTGTCCCTAAGTCAGGGACATACCCCGGGGATGCTGGTTCCCTGGATTCAGGCACAAAAGGGTACCGTGATTTATACCGCTGATCTTATTCCGGGACTGCCCTGGGTAAATTTGCCAATCACCATGGGGTATGACCGGTTTGCTGAAAGGCTGGTGGACGAGAAAAAACAGATGCTGGACCGGGCTGTTGATGAAAAGGCCCTGCTGGTCTTTCCCCATGATCCTGCCCATGCGGCGATCTACGTTGAAATGGATCCTGTGAAAAAAAGGGTGATGCCGTCACAGCGCTTTGAAACTTTAAATATAACGCTTTAA
- a CDS encoding YhbY family RNA-binding protein: MTQLTGAQRKYLRGLAHNLNPSAFVGAKGVTTALTQEVDNALNASELIKIKFIDHKEKDVKAALLDEITARLKCHVAGTIGHVAVLYRPHPDPEKQKITLV, translated from the coding sequence GTGACACAACTTACCGGCGCACAGCGCAAATATCTCAGGGGCCTTGCCCATAACTTAAACCCTTCGGCCTTTGTGGGGGCAAAAGGCGTGACAACAGCCTTGACCCAAGAGGTGGACAACGCCCTGAACGCGTCTGAACTGATCAAGATTAAATTTATTGATCACAAAGAAAAAGATGTAAAAGCTGCTTTGCTTGATGAGATTACAGCACGGCTTAAATGCCATGTTGCCGGAACCATAGGCCATGTGGCTGTTCTTTATCGCCCCCATCCGGATCCGGAAAAACAAAAAATTACTTTGGTTTAA
- a CDS encoding HD domain-containing phosphohydrolase, producing MGMAPEYFDDGSSFFAVDPLSINPATLADFSLFERYPAQNGVFRFRCLLTDTDAVAVDRLKEMLGSWDTIYIHNTEAQDYKSYIKENLGFILNNDAISTSKKTSILVNLSTDAIKETFAAPFVPQAKISETVEHLEKFVSRALDFLSGIESLKGIATMIGHDYDTHTHSVKVGWLCAVFIKANSDLFGNPGREQLKQLLLQATVAGCLHDLGKVKIPENVINKPGRLDNLEYVLMQSHPAFAMALLFEKKLPNDTLQAILYHHENEDGSGYPCGLAGDEIPLPAKICHIADVFDALTSARPYKKGKTPAEALKIMAGKNPYLDTLKIFEAEVTKNARPPVTAIVRDEQDPKLRRLRERQMIEEEAAKRVDARVKLRDQGMSHCFDSDLLRRFIVTLSKSDSFDLSGLL from the coding sequence ATGGGTATGGCACCGGAATATTTTGACGACGGCAGTTCCTTTTTTGCCGTTGATCCTTTGTCCATAAATCCGGCGACCTTGGCCGACTTCTCTTTGTTTGAACGGTATCCTGCGCAGAACGGTGTTTTTCGGTTTCGTTGTCTGCTTACGGATACCGATGCCGTTGCGGTTGACCGTTTAAAGGAAATGCTGGGGAGCTGGGATACGATTTACATCCATAACACCGAAGCCCAGGATTATAAATCCTACATAAAAGAGAATCTTGGGTTTATCCTCAATAATGACGCCATTTCTACTTCGAAAAAAACAAGTATACTGGTTAATTTGTCTACGGATGCAATCAAAGAGACGTTTGCCGCTCCTTTTGTGCCCCAGGCTAAAATCAGTGAAACCGTGGAGCATCTTGAAAAATTTGTTTCCAGGGCACTTGATTTTCTGTCTGGTATAGAATCCTTAAAAGGCATCGCCACCATGATCGGGCATGATTATGACACCCACACCCATTCGGTTAAGGTGGGGTGGTTATGTGCTGTTTTCATCAAGGCCAATTCAGATCTTTTCGGTAATCCCGGCCGGGAACAGTTAAAACAGCTTCTTCTTCAGGCGACCGTTGCCGGGTGTCTTCATGATTTGGGCAAGGTGAAAATTCCTGAAAATGTAATCAACAAACCTGGACGACTGGACAACCTTGAGTATGTCCTGATGCAGTCACATCCAGCTTTTGCAATGGCGCTGTTGTTCGAAAAAAAATTGCCCAATGATACGCTCCAGGCTATTTTGTATCATCATGAAAATGAAGATGGCAGCGGCTATCCCTGTGGCTTGGCTGGTGATGAAATTCCCCTGCCGGCCAAAATCTGTCATATTGCCGATGTGTTTGACGCACTGACTTCGGCAAGACCCTATAAGAAAGGGAAAACCCCTGCTGAGGCTTTGAAAATCATGGCGGGTAAAAATCCGTATCTGGATACATTAAAGATTTTTGAAGCCGAAGTGACTAAAAATGCCCGACCGCCGGTAACGGCCATTGTGCGGGATGAGCAAGACCCTAAATTGAGGCGCTTAAGAGAACGACAGATGATTGAAGAAGAGGCGGCCAAGCGGGTGGACGCCCGGGTGAAATTGCGGGACCAGGGCATGTCCCATTGTTTTGACAGTGATTTGCTCAGGCGGTTCATTGTCACATTGAGCAAATCTGACAGCTTTGACCTTTCGGGCCTTCTGTGA
- a CDS encoding 3-deoxy-7-phosphoheptulonate synthase — protein sequence MKLINDVNVESFFTLTSPEVIRTELPVPDQTADNVLAGRREVQDILTGKDKRLMVIAGPCSIHDMDAAMEYAKRMKSLREDVKDKISLIMRVYFEKPRTTVGWKGLINDPFLDSSHNMEEGLRRARSLLIDINALGLPAATEILDPITPQYIAGLLSWVAIGARTTESQTHREMASGLSMPVGFKNGTDGSLTAAVNATQAAKAPQHFLGIDPAGKTAVVTTRGNRFCHIVLRGGASPNYDPVSVGKAQTRLREKKLLDAVIIDCSHDNSGQKYTGQAFVFKSAVDQRLDGNDRIVGLMLESNLHEGNQKCKCDGDAANLKYGVSITDECISWETTEELIHNAFDKLP from the coding sequence ATGAAACTGATCAACGATGTAAATGTAGAGTCATTTTTCACTTTAACCTCTCCGGAAGTCATACGAACAGAGCTGCCTGTACCCGACCAAACGGCGGATAATGTACTTGCCGGTCGCCGGGAAGTACAAGACATTCTGACAGGCAAAGACAAGCGCTTGATGGTTATTGCAGGCCCCTGTTCCATCCATGACATGGATGCAGCCATGGAGTATGCCAAGCGGATGAAGTCCCTGCGCGAAGACGTAAAAGATAAAATCAGCCTGATTATGCGGGTCTATTTTGAAAAACCTAGAACCACAGTGGGCTGGAAGGGCCTGATCAATGATCCTTTTCTGGATTCCTCTCATAACATGGAAGAAGGACTCAGAAGGGCCAGATCCCTGTTGATAGACATCAACGCCTTAGGCCTGCCTGCCGCCACCGAAATTTTAGATCCCATAACTCCCCAGTACATTGCCGGCCTTTTAAGCTGGGTGGCCATTGGTGCACGCACCACAGAGTCCCAGACCCACCGAGAAATGGCTTCGGGCCTGTCCATGCCGGTGGGCTTTAAAAACGGTACCGACGGTAGTCTGACGGCAGCAGTCAACGCCACCCAAGCGGCAAAGGCTCCCCAGCATTTTCTGGGCATTGATCCGGCCGGGAAAACAGCGGTTGTCACTACCCGGGGCAACCGGTTTTGCCACATTGTCCTGCGCGGCGGAGCCTCTCCCAACTACGACCCCGTGTCCGTGGGCAAAGCCCAAACCCGGCTCAGGGAAAAAAAACTTTTGGATGCAGTGATCATTGACTGCTCCCATGACAACTCCGGCCAGAAATACACGGGCCAGGCTTTTGTATTTAAAAGCGCTGTGGACCAAAGACTTGACGGCAATGACAGGATTGTCGGTCTGATGCTGGAAAGCAATCTTCATGAAGGCAATCAAAAATGCAAGTGCGACGGGGATGCAGCCAATCTTAAGTATGGGGTTTCCATTACGGATGAATGCATATCATGGGAAACCACGGAAGAACTTATCCATAACGCATTCGACAAGTTGCCTTAA
- a CDS encoding ATP-binding protein, translated as MIISIASGKGGTGKTTVATNLCASLDADLMLLDCDVEEPNAHLFLNPDITGTQKVNAPVPQVDKSRCNYCKKCMEICRYGAIAVAGKTVITFPELCHSCGGCAVVCPEKAITEIDRFIGTVETGSLSLPQTPSFGRGLLDIGQVMAPPVIRQVRQLEGEKKLTIIDAPPGTSCPVIASMKGTDFVILVTEPTPFGLHDLTLAVEAVKLLGIPCGLVINRAGLGNDDVKDYAQNENIPVLLEIPFDKRIASAYSKGELLVQALPEYKEMFKGLYTSIEAIVNRKGAA; from the coding sequence ATGATTATCAGCATAGCAAGCGGTAAAGGCGGCACAGGCAAAACCACCGTAGCCACCAATCTTTGCGCAAGCCTTGATGCAGACCTTATGCTTTTAGACTGCGACGTGGAAGAACCCAATGCCCATCTTTTCTTAAATCCAGACATTACCGGCACCCAAAAGGTCAATGCACCTGTGCCCCAAGTGGACAAAAGCCGTTGCAATTATTGCAAAAAATGCATGGAGATTTGCCGGTACGGCGCCATTGCCGTAGCCGGAAAAACCGTGATCACCTTTCCGGAGCTCTGTCACTCCTGTGGCGGATGTGCCGTTGTTTGTCCGGAAAAAGCCATCACTGAAATAGACCGATTTATCGGCACGGTGGAAACAGGCAGCCTGAGCCTGCCCCAAACCCCGTCATTCGGCCGGGGTCTCCTGGATATCGGACAGGTTATGGCGCCACCGGTCATCAGACAGGTGCGGCAGCTTGAAGGAGAAAAAAAGCTGACCATTATCGATGCCCCGCCGGGCACCTCCTGTCCTGTAATTGCATCCATGAAAGGAACGGATTTTGTAATTCTGGTTACCGAACCCACGCCTTTTGGTCTGCATGATCTGACCCTGGCCGTGGAAGCGGTCAAACTATTAGGCATCCCCTGCGGTCTTGTAATCAACCGGGCAGGTCTTGGCAATGACGATGTCAAAGACTATGCTCAAAATGAAAACATACCGGTATTACTTGAAATTCCATTTGATAAGCGCATTGCTTCGGCCTATTCAAAAGGCGAATTGCTTGTCCAGGCATTGCCGGAATACAAAGAGATGTTTAAAGGTCTCTACACATCCATTGAGGCAATCGTGAACCGGAAGGGGGCTGCCTGA
- a CDS encoding ATP-binding protein yields MKELVILSGKGGTGKTSLTSAFASLAENMMLCDADVDAADLHLIMDPDIKETHDFAGGYEAEIIPEKCTGCGQCMELCRFDAVKPVEDQGIFHIDGLDCEGCGVCADLCPESAIKFEEKICGQWFASKTRFGEMIHARLGIAEENSGRLVALVRDEARKRVLANRVDLLLTDGPPGIGCPVIASIGQANAVLIVTEPTVSGIHDLERVAQLAAHFKLPAMICINKYDLNPDQAKAIEAIAQKRNMEFVGKIPFDLAFTKAMIQGKSIMETHGDSPAAAQIKEIWNRVMAHPAMKMDRLC; encoded by the coding sequence ATGAAAGAACTTGTTATTTTAAGCGGCAAAGGCGGAACAGGCAAAACCAGCTTAACATCCGCATTTGCAAGCCTTGCCGAAAATATGATGTTGTGTGATGCGGATGTGGATGCAGCAGACCTGCACCTGATTATGGATCCGGATATTAAAGAGACCCATGATTTTGCAGGCGGCTATGAGGCAGAAATTATCCCTGAAAAGTGCACAGGCTGCGGCCAGTGTATGGAACTTTGCAGGTTTGACGCAGTTAAACCGGTGGAGGACCAGGGGATCTTTCACATCGATGGCCTTGACTGTGAAGGTTGCGGGGTCTGTGCAGATCTATGCCCTGAATCGGCCATTAAATTTGAGGAAAAAATCTGCGGCCAATGGTTTGCATCAAAAACCCGGTTTGGGGAGATGATCCATGCCCGTTTAGGCATTGCCGAAGAAAATTCAGGCCGGTTAGTGGCCCTGGTCAGGGATGAGGCCAGAAAACGCGTACTTGCGAACCGCGTGGACCTTCTGCTCACGGACGGCCCTCCGGGCATCGGGTGTCCGGTGATTGCATCCATCGGCCAGGCCAATGCAGTTCTCATCGTGACGGAACCCACGGTTTCAGGCATTCATGACTTGGAACGTGTGGCCCAGCTGGCAGCCCATTTTAAGTTACCGGCCATGATCTGCATCAATAAATATGATTTAAACCCGGATCAGGCCAAGGCCATTGAGGCCATAGCACAAAAAAGAAACATGGAATTTGTGGGGAAGATTCCCTTTGATCTGGCATTTACAAAAGCCATGATCCAGGGCAAGTCCATCATGGAAACCCATGGTGACAGTCCTGCTGCCGCACAAATCAAAGAGATCTGGAACCGGGTTATGGCGCATCCGGCGATGAAGATGGACAGACTTTGTTAA
- a CDS encoding NifB/NifX family molybdenum-iron cluster-binding protein: protein MENGRIAIPSNGEGGLSGTRAGHFGHCDVFTFVDVKDGKIETVSTVANQEHAQGGCMVPVNLLADHRVNALIVGGIGMRPLMGFRQVGIDVYHDDQRPDIEPVVMDLIAGKLEQIRNDQVCGGGGGAQ from the coding sequence ATGGAAAACGGTAGAATTGCAATCCCCTCCAATGGTGAAGGAGGACTTTCCGGTACCCGTGCAGGCCATTTCGGACATTGTGACGTATTCACCTTTGTGGATGTTAAAGACGGAAAAATTGAAACGGTATCCACCGTTGCCAACCAGGAGCATGCCCAGGGCGGTTGCATGGTGCCCGTAAACCTTCTGGCTGATCATCGAGTGAACGCCCTGATCGTGGGTGGCATCGGCATGCGTCCCCTCATGGGTTTCCGCCAGGTGGGCATTGATGTGTATCATGATGACCAGCGCCCGGATATTGAGCCTGTGGTCATGGACCTGATTGCCGGCAAGCTTGAGCAGATCAGGAATGATCAGGTATGTGGCGGCGGTGGCGGCGCACAATAG
- a CDS encoding NifB/NifX family molybdenum-iron cluster-binding protein, with protein sequence MKIAITSAGKDLDAQVDPRFGRAAYIIVVDTETLDFEVIDNSENKNAFKGAGITAASSICDKGAQVLITGFCGPNAFKTLDSAGVKVANDAAGTIRSTIEDYKAGKFTFADGANAEGHW encoded by the coding sequence ATGAAAATAGCGATCACATCAGCAGGCAAAGATCTTGATGCCCAGGTGGACCCCAGATTCGGCAGAGCAGCCTACATCATTGTGGTGGACACAGAAACCCTGGATTTTGAGGTTATTGACAACTCTGAAAATAAAAATGCATTTAAAGGCGCAGGCATCACAGCGGCCTCGTCCATCTGTGACAAAGGTGCTCAGGTGTTGATCACAGGGTTCTGCGGTCCCAATGCATTCAAGACCCTTGACAGCGCAGGCGTCAAAGTCGCAAATGATGCCGCAGGTACCATCAGAAGTACGATTGAAGACTATAAAGCCGGTAAATTCACGTTTGCCGACGGTGCCAATGCCGAAGGGCACTGGTAA
- a CDS encoding zinc ribbon domain-containing protein, with translation MPLYDFHCPECNRIVELLMTSRDDQAVCPECGSTRLEKLMAAHSSLSGKSGNSLPGPNDTACCGSRPGEKSGCAGPGSCCGRTF, from the coding sequence ATGCCTTTATATGACTTTCATTGTCCGGAATGCAACCGGATCGTTGAACTGCTCATGACCAGCCGGGATGACCAGGCGGTTTGCCCTGAGTGCGGCTCTACCCGCCTTGAAAAACTCATGGCAGCACACTCAAGCCTTTCGGGCAAATCCGGCAATTCCCTGCCCGGTCCCAATGACACGGCCTGCTGCGGTTCCAGGCCCGGGGAAAAAAGCGGATGTGCAGGACCCGGTTCCTGTTGCGGAAGAACCTTTTAG
- a CDS encoding RNA methyltransferase gives MQNTSAFEKRVKRRISARPHVFFAVCPPGLGGICEHEVSQVSQKAQEIFSNHDKISDIKVLPGGIEFKTRLKTACLANMLMGSATRLLMRFASFKADGFRRLEEQIKAVDWELYLPAENLPDIRVTTRKSRLYHSKAISDRISPILHDRLSLKDTPRHHNTGPGISQTLMVRGENDRFELSLDMSGTPLYKRGIKEKVVKAPLRETLAFAILTRLGLSEKDTLVDPMCGSGTFSLEGAMMQCGLPPGVFRSFAFETWPGFEEKSFAHARHKLMEAAETHINIPNLPPILAQDLSQTAIDHLKQTCSDHRVFQRITPVCDDFFNIKPPPIKDNQGVVVLNPPYGIRLDKKNDISARYKEIGRKLIADFKGWRAAIICPGKKEFQALNLALSAMPIFHGGLDLHTAIGRIGK, from the coding sequence TTGCAGAACACTTCAGCCTTTGAAAAACGGGTAAAACGCCGTATTTCAGCAAGACCCCATGTTTTTTTCGCCGTATGCCCACCGGGCCTTGGCGGCATTTGTGAACACGAGGTATCACAGGTATCCCAAAAAGCACAAGAAATATTCTCAAATCACGATAAAATCAGTGATATTAAGGTACTTCCCGGGGGAATTGAATTTAAAACCCGGCTGAAAACCGCCTGCCTGGCCAATATGTTGATGGGATCGGCCACCCGGCTACTCATGCGTTTTGCATCATTCAAGGCAGACGGGTTCAGACGGCTTGAAGAACAGATCAAAGCCGTTGACTGGGAATTATACCTGCCGGCTGAAAACCTGCCCGATATCAGGGTCACCACCCGCAAGTCACGTCTGTATCACTCCAAAGCCATTTCAGACCGGATCAGCCCCATCTTACATGACCGGCTGTCTTTAAAAGATACCCCCCGGCACCATAATACAGGGCCGGGTATATCCCAAACCCTGATGGTCCGGGGAGAAAATGACCGATTTGAACTCTCTCTGGACATGTCCGGAACCCCTTTATACAAACGGGGCATCAAAGAAAAAGTTGTTAAAGCCCCATTGCGTGAAACCCTGGCCTTTGCCATTCTGACCCGGCTTGGCCTGTCGGAAAAAGACACGCTTGTTGACCCCATGTGTGGCTCCGGCACCTTCAGTCTGGAGGGCGCCATGATGCAGTGTGGGCTGCCCCCGGGAGTATTCAGATCCTTTGCCTTTGAAACCTGGCCGGGATTTGAAGAAAAAAGTTTCGCCCATGCCCGTCACAAGCTTATGGAAGCTGCCGAAACGCACATAAATATCCCGAATCTGCCTCCTATTCTGGCACAGGATTTGAGCCAAACAGCCATTGATCATTTAAAACAGACCTGTTCAGACCACAGGGTTTTTCAGCGTATCACCCCCGTTTGTGACGATTTTTTCAATATAAAACCCCCACCCATTAAAGACAACCAGGGTGTGGTGGTCCTGAATCCGCCCTATGGCATCCGCCTGGATAAAAAAAATGATATCTCAGCCCGTTACAAAGAGATCGGACGCAAGTTGATTGCCGATTTCAAAGGATGGCGGGCAGCAATTATCTGCCCGGGTAAAAAAGAATTCCAGGCACTGAACCTGGCTCTGTCCGCCATGCCTATTTTCCATGGCGGACTTGATCTTCATACGGCCATCGGCCGAATCGGCAAGTAA
- a CDS encoding alpha/beta fold hydrolase gives MDNLLDHLLIEQRYFFPRKGFFADPFWVDVDGARLACSYHEINSGAKTLVHFHGNGEIVDDWRGDFVTLIHQMGCNCLLAELRGYGQSSGRAQLGKMISDVRPTIEALKCSPKDLIFFGRSVGSIFALEAAACFPEAAGLVLESAVADVLERLLLRVHPDELNVDLSDLQAAVDQQLNHQQKIASFKGNVLVMHTVNDGLIDVSHGQRLYDWATAGKTIKLFDRGDHNSIMMLNAREYFACLQDFIQRLD, from the coding sequence ATGGATAATTTGCTGGATCACCTATTAATTGAACAGCGATATTTTTTTCCTCGTAAGGGATTTTTCGCTGACCCGTTCTGGGTGGATGTTGATGGTGCCAGATTGGCATGCAGCTATCATGAAATTAATTCCGGGGCGAAAACGCTGGTACATTTTCACGGCAATGGTGAGATTGTTGATGACTGGCGCGGTGATTTTGTTACTTTGATTCATCAGATGGGCTGTAATTGTCTGCTTGCAGAACTGCGCGGTTATGGGCAATCAAGCGGTCGGGCACAATTGGGTAAAATGATCAGCGATGTTCGCCCAACCATCGAAGCATTAAAATGCAGCCCCAAGGATTTGATTTTTTTCGGCCGCAGTGTGGGTTCTATTTTTGCCCTTGAGGCCGCAGCTTGCTTTCCTGAAGCTGCCGGGTTGGTTCTTGAGAGTGCTGTTGCTGATGTGCTTGAACGTTTGCTGCTGCGGGTTCACCCCGATGAACTCAATGTTGATTTGTCTGATTTACAGGCTGCCGTGGATCAGCAGCTTAATCATCAGCAAAAAATCGCCTCATTTAAAGGCAATGTGCTGGTAATGCACACAGTGAATGATGGCTTGATTGATGTAAGTCATGGGCAGCGGCTCTATGACTGGGCAACAGCGGGAAAAACAATCAAGCTGTTTGACCGGGGCGATCACAACAGTATCATGATGCTGAACGCCAGAGAATATTTTGCTTGCCTGCAAGATTTTATCCAACGCTTGGATTGA
- a CDS encoding metal-dependent hydrolase, producing the protein MADFKTHLTVSSITSSIAATMLFAAAVASPQEVLLYFIMGVVGGLLPDIDSDSSLTVRLLFTFIATLISFLVMFKQRADNTVMELLIIWAASFIFIKIFIFSLFTKLTVHRGIIHSIPASVAFGCMAAIGLNRVFHFNDFVSWMAGGFVFGGSILHLILDELCGLNFLTLKAKRSSGTAFKFGSVKHLKETIAMYMLIAVLFVAMPSHTRFFSVIFTPQTYEHLEFFPSGKWFSRLCAELEKTDIIK; encoded by the coding sequence GTGGCAGATTTCAAAACACACCTCACCGTGTCAAGCATAACAAGTAGTATTGCAGCAACAATGCTGTTTGCAGCGGCTGTTGCATCTCCCCAGGAAGTGTTGCTTTACTTTATTATGGGCGTGGTGGGCGGCCTGTTGCCGGACATCGATTCAGACAGCTCTCTAACGGTCCGGTTGCTGTTTACATTTATTGCGACATTAATATCGTTTTTAGTCATGTTCAAACAGCGGGCGGATAACACGGTAATGGAGCTCCTCATCATATGGGCTGCCAGTTTTATTTTTATAAAAATTTTCATTTTTTCTTTGTTTACAAAGTTGACGGTCCACCGAGGCATTATCCATTCCATACCGGCGTCGGTGGCCTTTGGATGCATGGCTGCAATCGGCCTGAACCGCGTGTTTCATTTCAATGACTTTGTATCATGGATGGCCGGGGGATTTGTTTTTGGCGGTTCAATCTTACACCTCATACTTGACGAACTGTGTGGTCTCAACTTTTTAACGTTGAAAGCGAAAAGATCTTCGGGCACAGCATTTAAATTCGGCAGCGTTAAACACCTCAAAGAAACCATCGCCATGTATATGCTCATCGCCGTTTTGTTTGTGGCCATGCCCAGTCATACCCGTTTTTTCTCGGTAATATTTACCCCTCAAACCTATGAGCACCTTGAATTTTTCCCCAGCGGGAAATGGTTCAGCCGGCTGTGTGCCGAACTTGAGAAAACAGATATTATAAAATAA